A region of Solanum stenotomum isolate F172 unplaced genomic scaffold, ASM1918654v1 scaffold21668, whole genome shotgun sequence DNA encodes the following proteins:
- the LOC125851022 gene encoding probable LRR receptor-like serine/threonine-protein kinase At3g47570, translated as MNKLHGHMPISLSNCSQLQILSLSVNDFDGPIHSEIGRLSNLQILYLGSNHFTGIIPQEIGNLVNLVELAVEVNQITSSIPISIFNISSLQVVSLRGNNLKGSLPREIGNLTKMQVLFLRENRFTEIRNLVELEELALGFNSFSGSLPMEIFNISGMRAMALSFNNLSGTIPPNIGSVLPNIEELYMSNLTNLVGTVPHSISNCSKLTILELSGNKLTGLIPNSLGYLTHLQNLNLWENNLTSDSFLSFLTSLTNCRNLRLLDLSLNPLNGMLPVSVGNFSKSLVKLCATDSKINGQIPNEVGNLSSLLDLDLSHNNLIGSIPTSTHNLRNLQRMYFQYNKLAGFIGDHICKLNHLGAIDLGQNQLSGSLPNCLGNVTSLRLIYLASNKLNSNIPTSLGNLKDLGLLDLSSNNMVGSLPPEIGNLKAATLIDLSMNQFSNGIPIEIGGLLNLENFSLRHNKLQGSIPDSMSNMVGLEFLDISHNNISGTIPMSLEKLQYLKYFNVSDNKLHGEIPSGGPFKNLSSQFFINNEALCGLSRFNVPTCPTSSTHRSNRTKLLVLFLLLGITLVFVPIAFLFLWRRYRRGKRAPQQAGSLSIATTERISYYELLQATDSLSESNLIGSGSFGSVYKGILRSGTHIAVKVFNLQREAAFKSFDTECEVLRCLRHRNLVKVITSCSNLDFKALVLEFMPNGSLDKYLYSHNYFLDIRQRLSIMIDIACALEYLHHGSSSPVIHCDLKPSNVLLDEDMVAHLSDFGISKLLGEDERDLYTKTLATLGYIALEYGLDGLVSIKCDVYSYGIMLLETFTRRKPNEFEGDLSLKQWVSYSFPEAVMDIVDANLITSMDNRLQKELDVVASIMKVALNCCAESPARRTNMKDVVGMLQKIKILLLAC; from the exons ATGAACAAGCTTCATGGTCATATGCCTATAAGCTTGTCAAATTGTTCACAACTTCAAATATTGTCTCTATCCGTAAATGATTTTGATGGACCAATACACAGTGAAATTGGAAGATTGAGTAACTTGCAGATATTGTATCTCGGATCTAACCATTTCACAG GTATAATTCCACAAGAAATCGGAAATCTTGTTAATTTGGTGGAATTAGCCGTGGAGGTAAACCAGATTACCAGCTCTATCCCAATCTCTATATTCAATATCTCCTCATTGCAAGTTGTTTCACTAAGGGGGAACAATCTCAAGGGATCCTTACCACGGGAGATTGGCAACTTAACCAAGATGCAAGTCTTATTTCTTAGAGAAAATAGGTTTACTG AGATAAGAAATCTCGTTGAGTTGGAGGAACTTGCTCTTGGGTTTAATAGTTTTAGTGGTTCACTTCCAATGGAGATCTTCAACATATCAGGGATGAGAGCAATGGCTCTTTCATTCAATAATTTATCAGGAACCATCCCACCAAACATAGGTTCTGTATTACCCAACATTGAAGAGCTTTATATGAGTAACTTGACCAATCTTGTTGGGACTGTTCCTCATTCTATTTCCAATTGTTCAAAACTTACTATCCTAGAGCTTTCAGGTAACAAACTCACAGGCTTGATTCCCAATTCTCTTGGATATTTGACTCATCTACAGAACCTAAACTTGTgggaaaataatttaactagTGATTCATTTTTAAGCTTCCTCACCTCCTTAACCAATTGCAGAAATTTAAGACTTCTTGATCTATCATTGAACCCTCTAAATGGCATGCTTCCGGTCTCCGTAGGGAACTTCTCCAAATCTCTTGTAAAGCTTTGTGCCACTGATAGCAAGATTAACGGCCAGATTCCAAATGAAGTTGGAAACTTAAGCAGCTTATTAGACCTTGATCTTTCTCATAATAACTTAATTGGATCAATTCCAACATCAACTCACAACTTGAGAAACCTTCAGCGTATGTATTTTCAGTACAACAAACTTGCAGGATTTATTGGAGATCATATATGTAAACTGAATCATTTGGGTGCTATTGACTTGGGTCAAAATCAACTTTCAGGATCTCTTCCTAATTGTTTAGGGAACGTTACTTCCCTTAGATTGATATATCTTGCTTCCAATAAATTGAATTCCAATATACCAACAAGCTTAGGGAATCTTAAAGATTTAGGGCTTCTTGACTTATCGTCAAACAACATGGTTGGTTCTTTACCTCCAGAAATTGGAAATCTAAAGGCTGCGACACTAATTGATCTGTCAATGAATCAATTCTCAAATGGTATTCCTATAGAAATTGGAGGATTGCTAAATCTAGAGAACTTTTCTTTGAGACACAACAAGTTGCAAGGATCTATACCTGACTCAATGAGCAACATGGTAGGTTTGGAATTTCTAGACATTTCTCATAATAATATATCGGGAACTATTCCCATGTCTTTGGAGAAACTTCAATACCTCAAGTATTTTAATGTTTCTGACAATAAGTTGCATGGTGAAATACCATCGGGAGGTCCTTTCAAGAACCTCTCGAGTCAATTTTTCATCAACAACGAAGCATTGTGTGGCTTGTCAAGGTTTAATGTCCCCACATGCCCCACTTCATCAACGCATAGATCCAATAGGACAAAATTGCTAGTTCTATTTCTTTTGCTAGGAATAACACTTGTATTTGTTCCTATCGCTTTCCTATTCCTATGGAGAAGGTATAGAAGAGGTAAAAGAGCTCCTCAACAAGCTGGTTCATTGTCTATTGCAACAACAGAAAGAATTTCATACTATGAACTGCTCCAAGCAACTGATTCTCTTAGCGAGAGTAATCTGATTGGTTCTGGAAGTTTTGGCTCTGTCTACAAAGGCATTCTCAGAAGTGGAACTCATATTGCAGTTAAAGTGTTCAATTTGCAACGGGAAGCGGCATTCAAGAGTTTTGATACAGAATGTGAAGTTTTGCGCTGCCTTCGCCATAGGAATCTCGTGAAAGTCATCACTAgttgttccaaccttgattttaaGGCTTTAGTGCTCGAGTTTATGCCTAATGGAAGTCTTGACAAGTATTTGTATTCACACAACTACTTCCTAGACATTAGGCAGAGACTAAGCATTATGATAGATATAGCATGCGCGTTGGAATATCTTCATCATGGATCCTCCTCTCCGGTGATCCATTGTGACCTGAAGCCTAGTAACGTCTTGCTGGATGAGGATATGGTTGCCCACCTAAGCGACTTTGGTATTTCAAAACTGCTTGGTGAAGATGAGAGGGATTTATACACTAAAACCTTAGCAACATTGGGTTATATTGCACTAG AGTATGGACTGGATGGATTGGTGTCTATAAAATGTGATGTCTATAGTTACGGGATCATGTTGCTAGAGACGTTTACTAGGAGAAAGCCTAATGAGTTTGAGGGAGATCTTAGCTTGAAGCAATGGGTGAGTTATTCATTCCCAGAGGCAGTAATGGATATTGTAGATGCCAACTTGATAACATCAATGGATAATCGCTTACAGAAGGAGCTAGATGTTGTGGCATCAATCATGAAAGTGGCATTAAATTGTTGTGCTGAATCTCCGGCAAGAAGGACAAACATGAAAGATGTTGTAGGGATGCTACAGAAGATCAAGATTCTACTTCTTGCATGTTGA
- the LOC125851030 gene encoding LRR receptor-like serine/threonine-protein kinase RGI5, with protein sequence MLICFSVSPFKKDSKEKSASNTIFLLLIILHMEKALRSFLLTLLLLLFHYVMPSSAMTRTNVSTDQLTLLSLKSQISSDPFHYLDDSWSPATYVCHWVGVTCDYRHQRVKSLNLSNMILTGTIPRDFGNLTFLVSLDLGSNNFHGNLPQEMAHLCQLKFLDLSLNKFSGEVPSWFGFLKQLQVLKLRFNSFTGSIPPSLSNASKLETLEISANLLVGNIPEEIGNLQNLNMLSMEHNQLTGSIPFTIFNISSIQVIAFSNNSVSGKLPNDLCNRLPILKELHLSMNKLHGHMPISLSNCSQLQILSLSINDFDGPIHSEIGRLSNLQILYLGSNHFTGIIPQEIGNLVNLVELAVDVNQITGSIPISIFNISSLQFVSLRGNNLKGSLPREIGNLTKIQVLFLNNNRFTGEIPKEIRNLVELEELALGFNSFSGSLPMEIFNISGMRAMALSFNNLSGTIPPNIGSVLPNIEELYMSNLTNLVGTVPHSISNCSKLTILELSEI encoded by the exons ATGCTGATATGTTTTTCCGTTTCCCCttttaaaaaagattcaaaAGAAAAGTCTGCTAGTAATACCATTTTCCTACTACTAATAATTTTACATATGGAGAAAGCCTTGAGATCTTTTCTTTTAACACTACTACTCTTGTTGTTTCACTATGTTATGCCTAGTTCAGCCATGACTCGTACCAACGTTTCTACGGATCAATTAACTCTTCTGTCTTTGAAATCCCAAATTAGTTCCGACCCCTTTCATTACTTGGATGACAGTTGGTCTCCTGCTACTTATGTTTGTCATTGGGTTGGAGTCACTTGTGACTATCGTCACCAGAGAGTGAAGTCCTTGAATCTTTCCAACATGATCCTTACAGGCACGATTCCACGTGATTTTGGAAACCTCACATTTCTTGTTTCTCTTGACTTGGGAAGCAACAATTTCCATGGAAATTTGCCTCAAGAAATGGCACACCTGTGTCAGCTTAAGTTTCTTGATTTAAGTTTGAACAAATTCAGTGGGGAGGTTCCTTCttggtttgggtttttaaaacaacttcaaGTTTTAAAACTTAGGTTTAACAGTTTCACTGGTTCCATTCCCCCGTCACTTTCGAATGCCTCAAAATTGGAGACTTTAGAAATATCTGCCAATTTACTTGTAGGAAACATCCCGGAAGAGATAGGCAATCTTCAAAACCTTAATATGTTGTCCATGGAACATAATCAGCTTACGGGTTCTATACCATTcacaattttcaatatttctagtATCCAAGTCATCGCATTTTCAAACAATAGCGTATCAGGAAAGCTTCCCAATGATTTATGCAATCGTCTTCCAATACTCAAAGAGCTTCATCTATCAATGAACAAGCTTCATGGTCATATGCCTATAAGCTTGTCAAATTGTTCACAACTTCAAATATTGTCTCTATCCATAAATGATTTTGATGGACCAATACACAGTGAAATTGGAAGATTGAGTAACTTGCAGATATTGTATCTCGGATCTAACCATTTCACAg GTATAATTCCACAAGAAATCGGAAATCTTGTTAATTTGGTGGAATTAGCAGTGGATGTAAACCAGATTACCGGCTCTATCCCAATCTCTATATTCAATATCTCTTCATTGCAATTTGTTTCACTAAGGGGGAACAATCTCAAGGGATCCTTACCACGGGAAATTGGCAACTTAACCAAGATACAAGTTTTATTTCTTAACAACAATAGGTTTACTG GTGAAATACCCAAAGAGATAAGAAATCTGGTTGAGTTGGAGGAACTTGCTCTTGGGTTTAATAGTTTTAGTGGTTCACTTCCAATGGAGATCTTCAACATATCAGGGATGAGAGCAATGGCTCTTTCATTCAATAATTTATCAGGAACCATCCCACCAAACATAGGTTCTGTATTACCCAACATTGAAGAGCTTTATATGAGTAACTTGACCAATCTTGTTGGGACTGTTCCTCATTCTATTTCCAATTGTTCAAAACTTACTATCCTAGAGCTTTCAG AAATTTAA
- the LOC125851024 gene encoding uncharacterized protein LOC125851024: MAKAYIKEDFDKLMAKVVKVDHRVKDYLEDTGYEKWSRVHSIVNKGRMMTSNIAECINGCLVDARRLTILEILEEARLFFGSWNCKNREITSYTKDTLGRRFEEVLIVNASKSSKMKVVPSSEYIFSVYEVGRRYIVCLKRKSCTCGRFQQDEIPCAHTIAVLRHKNVKNMHPYCSDYYKPDALAKIYEVAMVPMPDKEDWTFPDYVLDEIVLPPRYRRLVGRPRKRRNKNVDEKITVNKNSCGHCGQESHNRRTCTFFPKEK; this comes from the exons ATGGCAAAGGCATACATAAAGGaggattttgataaattaatggCTAAGGTGGTGAAAGTTGATCATAGGGTGAAGGATTACCTTGAGGATACTGGGTATGAGAAGTGGTCAAGAGTTCATTCAATAGTAAACAAAGGTAGAATGATGACTTCGAACATCGCAGAATGTATCAATGGTTGCCTTGTTGATGCACGTCGGTTAACTATATTAGAAATCTTGGAAGAAGCTAGACTTTTCTTTGGTAGTTGGAACtgtaaaaatagagaaataacgTCATATACAAAGGACACATTGGGAAGAAGATTTGAGGAGGTATTGATTGTAAATGCATCTAAAAGTTCAAAGATGAAG GTTGTTCCATCATCTGAATATATTTTCTCAGTTTATGAAGTCGGAAGAAGATACATTGTATGCCTTAAGCGAAAATCATGTACTTGTGGAAGATTTCAACAAGATGAGATACCTTGTGCACACACAATTGCAGTTTTAAGGCACAAAAATGTTAAGAATATGCATCCATATTGCTCTGATTACTACAAGCCTGATGCATTAGCAAAAATCTACGAGGTTGCAATGGTTCCAATGCCGGATAAGGAGGATTGGACATTTCCAGACTATGTTTTAGATGAAATTGTTTTGCCACCTAGGTATAGAAGGTTGGTTGGACGACCAAGGAAACGAAGAAACAAAAACGTGGATGAGAAGATAACAGTGAACAAGAATTCTTGTGGGCATTGTGGACAAGAAAGTCACAACAGGAGAACTTGTACTTTTTTCCCGAAAGAGaagtga